GCCTCTATAAAAGCTGGGCGAATACACGGCTTGGAAAAAAATATTACTGATCTAATTTATAAAAACTATCCTAAACTAAAAGATTACCTAGGCTAAACTATGAAAATGAAAACAATATATATCAAACTGATATTAATAATGTTGTTTTTTATGCCTATTTTAGTATGGGCTCAAACCTCTAACACAGAACTATCGAGACCGTTGCGTTTAGGCACACAAGGAGAAGATGTTAAAACTTTGCAAAAATTTTTAGCGAAATATCCAGAAATATACCCCGAAGGCTTAGCTACTGGATATTTTGGACTTAAAACTCAAATAGCGGTTAAAAAATGGCAACAAAAATATGGAATTGAACCTGTAGGTATTGTAGGGCTAAAAACAATCGCTAAAATAAAAGAAATAAGTTTAGCTAAACAGGCTGAACCAGCATCATCTAAAGTAGCACCACCAGATCCGCAAAATACAACAGAAAAAGTGGTTCAACCAATTATCGTCAACGACACTATACTACCCACAGCAACCCTTAATGTTAAAGTGCCGGCACCTACAAAAATTTATATCGAAACCAACCCCAGCGAAGAAGTGACGGCTGTTTATGAATACGGCCTTAACATAAACTATGGCTTTACTAAAGAATTATCAACCCAA
This genomic stretch from bacterium harbors:
- a CDS encoding peptidoglycan-binding domain-containing protein, with the protein product MKTIYIKLILIMLFFMPILVWAQTSNTELSRPLRLGTQGEDVKTLQKFLAKYPEIYPEGLATGYFGLKTQIAVKKWQQKYGIEPVGIVGLKTIAKIKEISLAKQAEPASSKVAPPDPQNTTEKVVQPIIVNDTILPTATLNVKVPAPTKIYIETNPSEEVTAVYEYGLNINYGFTKELSTQYFSSLTGTYIENLTPSTTYQVRAKITDRAGNIGYSQNYTFTTPSTAQAPLLSAGPSVTSSKALPATSVAVSWETNIPCAGTLYYDTGATFGSSVRSDVTATNHNAVITGLSSGITYLYKFTCATTDKKFESDNYIFIATSSSSSLINNLSLASIIETLKGIVEKIITLAKE